Proteins encoded together in one Thermophilibacter immobilis window:
- a CDS encoding 4Fe-4S binding protein, with translation MSKAQGISKKNMGARRRTPRPSAFVRCGGGSPACEGGIVCEDGCTACGACVEACRFDAIHMNTKTGVAFVDRDACAGCGLCARQCPQGIIEMVTPDRTIRVRCANTSVAKESRQKCTTSCINCGICVRVCPADAMRLENNHAHVDYDACIACGMCATKCPRGAISDVFGIVAQN, from the coding sequence ATGAGCAAGGCTCAAGGCATAAGCAAGAAAAACATGGGTGCGCGGCGGCGCACGCCCCGCCCGAGCGCCTTCGTGCGCTGCGGCGGGGGCAGCCCCGCCTGCGAGGGCGGAATCGTGTGCGAAGACGGGTGCACGGCTTGTGGCGCCTGCGTCGAGGCGTGCCGCTTCGACGCCATACATATGAACACGAAGACCGGCGTGGCCTTTGTTGACCGCGACGCGTGTGCGGGTTGCGGCCTGTGCGCCCGACAGTGTCCGCAGGGCATAATTGAGATGGTCACGCCCGATCGTACCATCCGCGTGCGCTGCGCGAATACGTCCGTGGCCAAGGAGTCGCGGCAGAAGTGCACGACGAGCTGCATCAACTGCGGCATCTGCGTGCGCGTGTGCCCTGCTGACGCCATGCGCCTCGAGAACAACCACGCCCACGTGGACTACGACGCCTGTATCGCCTGCGGGATGTGCGCGACCAAATGCCCGCGTGGTGCCATATCAGACGTGTTCGGCATCGTCGCGCAGAACTAG